Proteins from a single region of Lujinxingia litoralis:
- a CDS encoding AtpZ/AtpI family protein produces MASSPEDDRQTRPRSPWLVAGAIGALGFEFVGFVLGGAFIGTRLDAHFGTAPVLLLVSMALAMLGAGWHVWKISQRFLKTQGED; encoded by the coding sequence ATGGCCTCTTCGCCAGAAGATGACAGGCAGACGCGACCCAGAAGCCCCTGGCTGGTCGCCGGCGCCATCGGAGCTCTGGGCTTTGAGTTTGTCGGGTTTGTACTCGGCGGTGCGTTTATCGGCACCAGACTCGATGCCCACTTTGGAACGGCCCCGGTACTACTTCTGGTGTCCATGGCGTTGGCGATGCTCGGCGCCGGGTGGCATGTCTGGAAGATCTCGCAACGGTTTTTGAAAACACAAGGTGAAGACTGA
- a CDS encoding sigma-70 family RNA polymerase sigma factor: MLKLNEFNRSDGESPKNSGFEETALPHLDELYATALRYTKNEKDAEDLVQETFIKAYTNWHRFEQGTNCRAWLFTILTNTFINKYRRKKKEREILNADDLRPIEENFFNRERTEFYNSPERESINKAFTSELQDALGQLSEEFRTVVVLADLNDFSYKEIAHILDCPVGTVMSRLFRGRKMMRELLVETAYERGIIRDMEPFLHEESNRTRRSVRREKLNAIKEDLDDDAVEAAS, encoded by the coding sequence ATGCTCAAGCTCAACGAATTCAACCGCTCCGACGGCGAATCTCCCAAGAACAGCGGGTTTGAGGAGACGGCCCTGCCTCATCTCGATGAGCTCTACGCCACGGCGCTTCGCTACACCAAAAACGAGAAAGACGCCGAAGATCTCGTCCAGGAGACCTTCATCAAGGCCTACACCAACTGGCACCGCTTCGAGCAGGGTACCAACTGCCGGGCCTGGCTCTTTACGATTCTGACCAACACCTTCATCAACAAGTATCGCCGCAAGAAGAAGGAGCGCGAGATCCTCAACGCCGATGATCTGCGCCCGATCGAGGAGAACTTCTTCAACCGCGAGCGCACCGAGTTCTACAACAGCCCGGAGCGCGAATCGATCAACAAGGCCTTCACCAGCGAGCTGCAGGATGCCCTCGGCCAGCTCAGCGAAGAGTTTCGCACGGTGGTGGTGCTGGCCGACCTCAACGACTTCTCCTACAAGGAGATCGCTCACATCCTGGACTGCCCGGTGGGTACGGTCATGAGCCGGCTCTTCCGCGGGCGCAAGATGATGCGCGAGCTTCTGGTGGAGACGGCCTACGAGCGGGGGATCATTCGCGACATGGAGCCCTTCCTCCACGAAGAGTCCAACCGTACGCGCCGTTCGGTTCGCCGCGAGAAGCTCAACGCCATCAAGGAAGATCTGGATGACGATGCCGTGGAAGCGGCCTCCTGA
- the gyrA gene encoding DNA gyrase subunit A: MTDSVSIIPINIEEEIRQSYMDYAMSVIIGRALPDVRDGLKPVHRRILFAQHELGNRWNVAYKKSARIVGDVIGKYHPHGDSSVYDALVRLAQDFNMRVPLVDGQGNFGSVDGDPAAAMRYTEVRMARVAQELLSDIDKETVEWIPNYDDTIEEPAVLPTRIPNLLINGSSGIAVGMSTNIPPHNLGEVISGVLALIENPEIDVEGLMEHIPGPDFPTAGIMYGARGLRDAYSEGRGIIKMRARANIEEDERTGKSSIIVTELPYQVNKARLIEKIAELARDKRIEGITDLRDESDRDGMRIVVELRRDVIPAIVLNNLYKMTAMQSSFGIIMLAIVHGQPRIMSLKEVLNYFIDFRRDVVTRRTIFELRKAEERAHILEGLKIALDHLDEVIALIRASASPNEAREGLMSRFALSERQSQAILDMRLQKLTGLERDKILEELAEVLAEIERLRGILSDEKKLMAVIVGELEEVREAYGDERRTQILHNVTELSDLDLIAEEDMVVTLSHAGYIKRTPLSEYRAQHRGGRGKRGMDTKDEDFVTDMFVASTHTNLLIFTSVGKVYKLMVHELPQGSRTTRGKAVINLLPIAQDEKIKAILPFEEFEEGRYIVTATRNGVIKKTDLMAYANVHVGGIIALSFKDDDDELISVRATSGDDRIFLASSDGQAICFHEQDVRSMGRSAAGVYGMRFRSGDTLVGMDVIPAGDTTSAVLTITERGYGKRTSVEDYPTQGRGGKGVVTIKTNERNGALVGIRVVDETNELMMITDKGQVLRTRVAQISTYGRNTQGVRVMSLDDDELVVSIAALTADEEDEDDALLEEGADADEAGEISEESGPEEGVEDGDDDN; the protein is encoded by the coding sequence ATGACGGATTCGGTCAGCATCATTCCGATCAATATCGAAGAAGAGATCCGGCAGTCCTACATGGACTACGCCATGAGCGTGATCATCGGGCGCGCGCTGCCCGATGTGCGCGACGGCCTTAAGCCTGTCCACCGGCGTATCCTCTTCGCCCAGCACGAGCTCGGCAACCGCTGGAACGTGGCCTACAAGAAGTCGGCGCGCATCGTCGGTGACGTCATCGGTAAGTACCACCCCCACGGCGACTCCTCGGTCTACGATGCCCTTGTGCGTCTGGCCCAGGATTTCAACATGCGCGTGCCCCTGGTCGATGGCCAGGGTAACTTCGGGAGCGTCGACGGCGACCCGGCCGCGGCCATGCGTTATACCGAAGTGCGCATGGCCCGCGTCGCTCAGGAACTCTTGAGCGATATCGACAAAGAAACCGTCGAGTGGATCCCGAACTACGATGACACCATCGAAGAGCCGGCGGTTCTGCCCACGCGGATTCCCAACCTGCTGATCAACGGCTCCTCCGGGATCGCCGTCGGGATGAGCACCAACATCCCGCCGCATAACCTCGGGGAGGTTATCAGCGGGGTGCTCGCGCTGATCGAAAACCCGGAGATCGATGTCGAAGGGCTCATGGAGCACATTCCCGGGCCCGACTTCCCCACCGCCGGTATCATGTACGGTGCCCGCGGTCTGCGCGACGCCTATTCGGAAGGCCGCGGCATCATCAAGATGCGCGCGCGCGCCAACATCGAGGAAGATGAGCGCACCGGGAAGAGCTCGATCATCGTCACCGAGCTTCCCTACCAGGTGAACAAGGCGCGCCTCATTGAGAAGATCGCCGAGCTGGCCCGGGACAAGCGCATCGAAGGCATCACCGACCTGCGCGATGAGTCGGACCGCGACGGGATGCGCATCGTGGTGGAGCTGCGCCGCGATGTGATCCCGGCCATCGTCCTCAACAACCTCTACAAGATGACGGCGATGCAGTCCTCGTTTGGCATCATCATGCTGGCGATTGTCCACGGACAGCCCCGCATCATGAGCCTCAAAGAGGTCCTCAACTACTTCATCGACTTCCGTCGCGATGTCGTCACTCGCCGCACCATCTTTGAGCTGCGCAAGGCCGAAGAGCGCGCCCATATTTTGGAAGGCCTCAAAATTGCGCTCGATCACCTCGACGAGGTCATCGCCCTGATTCGCGCCAGCGCCTCGCCAAACGAGGCCCGCGAGGGGCTGATGAGCCGCTTTGCGCTGAGTGAGCGTCAGTCGCAGGCCATTCTGGATATGCGCCTGCAGAAGCTCACCGGTCTGGAGCGCGACAAGATCCTCGAAGAACTCGCCGAGGTCCTGGCCGAGATCGAGCGCCTGCGCGGCATCCTCTCCGATGAGAAGAAGTTGATGGCGGTGATCGTCGGGGAACTCGAAGAGGTCCGCGAGGCCTATGGCGATGAGCGTCGCACCCAGATCCTGCACAACGTCACCGAACTCAGCGACCTCGACCTCATCGCCGAAGAGGACATGGTCGTCACGCTCAGCCACGCCGGCTACATCAAGCGCACCCCGCTGAGCGAGTACCGCGCCCAGCACCGCGGGGGCCGCGGCAAGCGGGGGATGGATACCAAAGACGAAGACTTCGTCACCGATATGTTTGTGGCGTCGACCCACACCAACCTCCTGATCTTTACCTCGGTCGGGAAGGTCTACAAGTTGATGGTCCACGAACTCCCTCAGGGCTCGCGCACCACCCGCGGCAAGGCCGTGATCAACCTGTTGCCGATCGCCCAGGATGAGAAGATCAAGGCGATCCTGCCCTTCGAAGAGTTTGAGGAGGGCCGCTACATCGTCACGGCCACGCGCAACGGGGTGATCAAGAAGACGGATCTGATGGCCTACGCCAACGTGCACGTCGGCGGCATCATCGCGCTGAGCTTTAAGGATGACGACGATGAGCTCATCAGCGTGCGCGCGACCAGTGGCGATGATCGCATCTTCCTGGCCAGCAGCGACGGTCAGGCGATCTGCTTCCATGAGCAGGACGTGCGCTCGATGGGGCGCTCGGCCGCCGGCGTCTACGGGATGCGCTTCCGTTCCGGAGATACCCTGGTGGGGATGGATGTGATCCCGGCCGGCGATACCACCTCGGCCGTGCTCACGATCACCGAGCGCGGCTACGGCAAGCGCACCAGCGTGGAGGACTATCCCACCCAGGGCCGCGGCGGTAAGGGCGTGGTCACCATCAAGACCAACGAGCGCAACGGCGCCCTGGTGGGCATCCGCGTGGTCGATGAGACCAACGAGCTGATGATGATCACCGACAAGGGGCAGGTCCTGCGCACCCGGGTGGCGCAGATCTCGACCTACGGCCGCAACACTCAGGGCGTGCGGGTAATGAGCCTGGATGATGACGAACTGGTTGTCTCCATCGCCGCGCTCACGGCGGACGAGGAGGACGAGGACGACGCCCTGCTCGAAGAGGGCGCCGACGCCGACGAGGCTGGGGAAATCAGCGAAGAATCCGGCCCCGAAGAGGGCGTCGAAGACGGCGATGATGACAACTGA
- a CDS encoding HD domain-containing phosphohydrolase, protein MVRDEVPSGEIRPVRVLVIDDETTIRDVLVDFLGMEGYDVLAIPTAEEGIEALKTHRVDVALIDLQMPGMNGIELMEYVCTHHPRVLPLMMTGYGTVETAIAAMKVGAYDYLLKPFKVDEVIRVIERGLEKKRLERENVRLKELVDLYDATERLSTSLARDHVDDLLVATVGQQAEADVVGFWRQIAGEAPRLELAARWEEPDIPMAGRAFLEGIDLRELSSCAQDKVARVLGPEAMATMGMGYDSAPVSLFCAPLWTKDQLLGVVVAARFSPRPAFRESKRKLLAIMIGRAAAAMDNARLYGDLQQTFKQTIQALANILEDRDPYTRGHSERVSRYARQIAEGMNLSDDAIERVADSALMHDIGKLGIRFEELNKADPLTDSEFEMFKSHTTRGKWILQPITFLHPLIPGVYHHHERWDGRGYPVGLRGEDIPLMARILAVADTYDAMTSHRAYRRALPHDVAMQELESCAGTQFDPAIVEVFVRVMSRQRRDQRSKAERWRALTDADIHPRPGD, encoded by the coding sequence ATGGTGCGCGATGAAGTTCCCTCCGGGGAGATCAGACCGGTTCGAGTGCTGGTGATCGACGATGAAACCACCATTCGCGATGTCCTTGTCGATTTTCTCGGCATGGAAGGCTACGACGTGCTCGCCATTCCCACCGCAGAAGAGGGGATAGAGGCGCTGAAGACGCACCGTGTTGACGTGGCGTTGATCGATCTGCAGATGCCCGGGATGAACGGCATTGAGCTGATGGAGTACGTCTGCACGCACCATCCTCGGGTGCTGCCCCTGATGATGACCGGCTACGGAACCGTGGAGACGGCGATCGCCGCGATGAAGGTCGGTGCGTACGATTACCTGCTCAAACCTTTTAAGGTCGATGAGGTCATCCGCGTCATTGAGCGGGGGCTGGAAAAGAAGCGCCTGGAACGCGAGAACGTCCGTCTCAAAGAGCTCGTCGACCTCTACGACGCTACCGAGCGCCTGAGCACGAGCCTGGCCCGCGACCACGTCGATGATCTGCTGGTCGCAACCGTCGGGCAGCAGGCCGAGGCCGACGTGGTGGGATTCTGGCGCCAGATTGCCGGTGAGGCGCCCCGCTTAGAGCTTGCTGCCCGTTGGGAGGAGCCCGACATTCCGATGGCGGGCCGCGCTTTTCTGGAAGGAATCGATCTTCGGGAGCTTTCTTCCTGTGCTCAAGACAAGGTCGCCCGGGTGCTGGGACCCGAGGCCATGGCCACGATGGGCATGGGCTACGACAGCGCTCCCGTCTCCCTGTTTTGTGCGCCGCTCTGGACCAAGGATCAGCTCCTGGGAGTGGTGGTCGCCGCGCGTTTTTCGCCGCGGCCGGCCTTTCGCGAGAGCAAGCGCAAGCTGCTGGCGATCATGATCGGGCGCGCGGCCGCCGCCATGGATAATGCTCGCCTCTACGGTGATTTACAGCAGACGTTTAAGCAGACCATCCAGGCGCTGGCCAACATTCTGGAAGATCGCGATCCCTACACCCGCGGCCACTCCGAGCGGGTCAGTCGCTATGCTCGTCAGATCGCCGAGGGGATGAATCTCAGCGACGACGCGATTGAGCGCGTCGCCGACAGCGCGTTGATGCACGACATCGGCAAGCTGGGCATTCGTTTCGAAGAGCTCAATAAGGCCGACCCGCTCACCGATTCCGAATTTGAGATGTTCAAAAGTCACACCACCCGCGGCAAGTGGATTTTGCAGCCCATCACTTTCCTGCATCCGCTGATCCCCGGGGTCTACCATCATCACGAACGCTGGGACGGGCGAGGCTATCCGGTGGGGCTTCGTGGCGAGGACATCCCCTTGATGGCGCGTATTTTGGCGGTGGCCGATACCTACGATGCGATGACCTCGCACCGGGCCTACCGCCGCGCCCTCCCGCACGATGTGGCCATGCAAGAGCTTGAGAGCTGCGCCGGAACTCAGTTCGATCCGGCGATTGTCGAGGTTTTTGTGCGCGTGATGAGCCGCCAGCGCCGCGATCAGCGCTCCAAGGCCGAGCGCTGGCGGGCCCTGACCGATGCGGATATCCATCCCCGGCCGGGGGACTGA